Part of the Streptomyces sp. NBC_01353 genome, ACGGGTGACGACACGTCACACCGGGGGGCCAAGTCCGCGCTGATACCGGGGTAGGGGGTGGACGAGGGGCGGGCCCCAGGGCGGGGGTGGGGATTTCCCCCGGTTCGGGAAGGGGCGGGGTGGGCGAGGGGCCCCGCGCAGCGGACCGCCCCCGTCGCCCGCCCGCGTCAGCGCCCCGCGTCCCCCGGCGTCACCAGGCCCGACTCGTACGCGAAGATCACCGCCTGTGCCCGATCGCGCAGATCGAGCTTGGCGAGCACCCGCCCGATGTGCGTCTTGACCGTCTGCTCCGCCAGGACCAGCCGATCCGCGATCTCCTGGTTCGAAAGCCCCCGCGCGATCAGCTCCAGGACCTCCGTCTCACGCGGCGTCAGACCGTTGAGACGCAGCGCCGCCCGGTCCGCCCGCGGCGCGGGCTTCGAGGCGGCGAAGTCGGCGATCAGTCGGCGTGTCACCGACGGCGCCAGCAGTGCCTCGCCCGCCGCCACCACCCGTACCGCCGCGATCAGATCGGCCGGCGGAGCGTCCTTCAGAAGGAAGCCCGACGCGCCGGCGCGCAGCGCCTCGTACACGTAGTCGTCCACGTCGAAGGTGGTCAGCATCAGCACCTTGGGACGGTGCGTGACCCCCACCGGCGGGTTCAGGATCTCCCGCGCCGCCGCGAGACCGTCCATCTCCGGCATCCGTACGTCCATCAGCACCACGTCCGGGTGCGTCGAACGGGCCACCTCCACGCCCTGCTTCCCGTCCGGCGCCTCGCCCACCACGTCGATGTCGGCCTGCGCCGCGAGGAGTGCGGCGAACCCCGCCCGCACCATGGCCTGGTCGTCGACGATGATCACGCGGATGGTCAAGACACGTCCTTTGAGGTCAGCGGGAGCCGGGCCGCGACCCGGAAGCCGCCGTCCGGCAGCGGCCCGGTGTCCAGCGTGCCGCCGGTCAACCGTACGCGCTCCCGCATCCCGATCAGCCCGTGTCCGGTCCCGTCCCCGCCCTCCAGGGGTGAATGGCGTCCGGCGACCGGGGTGTTGACGACCAGGACCGTCAGCCAGCCGTCGTCCGAACGGATCGAGACCCGGGTCTCGGCGCCCGGCGCGTGCCGGACCACGTTCGCCAGGGCCTCCTGCACGATCCGGTACGCCGACAGGTCCACCGCCTGCGGTACGTCGCCGAGGTCGGCCGCCAGCGACAACTCGGCGGGCACCCCCGCCCGTACCGTCGCCTCGATCAGCTGCTGGACCCGGTCGAGGCCGGGCTGCGGGGCCCGTTCGCCCTCCGTGCCGTCGCTGCGCAGCACCACGAGCAGCCGCCGCATCTCGGCCAGTGACTCCCGCGCGCTCGCGGCGATCGAGGTGAACTCCTCGCGCGCCGCCTCCGGAAGGTCCGGGATCCGGTACGGCGCCGAGTCGGCCTGGACCGTGATCACGGACATGTGGTGGGCGACGACGTCGTGCAGCTCGCGCGCGATCCGGGCCCGTTCCTCCAGGAGCGTGCTGCGCGCGCGTTCGGCGGCGCTGCGGCGCTCGGCGTCCCCGCGTTCGCGGAGCGCCGCCGTGAGGAGCAGGACCCCTCCGCTCAGCACGAAGAGGAGGATGTGGATGCCGTCGGTGTTCCTCGGCGAGACCGCGGTGAGGACGAAACCGGCCGCCCCGGTCGTCAGCCACACGCCGAGCAGGGTCCGGCGCGGTTCGCGCAGCCCGAGGGCGAGCATCAGGGCGAGGTAGCCGACCACGACCATCGGCGTCCACGGCCAGGTGCGGCCGTCGACCTCGCCCGGGGCCAGCATCACCAGCGCTCCGGCGACATCGGCGATGCCGATGATCCACCACGCCTGGAGCGGCCGGGTCACGGCGAGCAGCAGTGGCGCGGTCTGGGCGGTGGCGAGGGCACCGGCGAGGGCGCCGTTGACCTGGTAGTCGTTGAGCAGCACCGTGACGGTGACGGGGAGCAGCGAGGCGACGAAGGCGACCGCGATGGCGTAGGGGAGCAGCCTCAGCCAGCGCGAGCGCGCCTCGGCGAGCAGCGGGGCGCTCGGTTCCGTCGGGGTCGCGAGGGCGGTACCGAAGGACTGCATCACTCCTCGGACGGGCGCGAGCATCCGGGCGACGTGGCGGTCGGCTCCGAGGGAGCGTGTCTTCTTCATGGCCCGCCCAGGTTAGGCAGCCGGACACCCGAGGGGCGTCATACCGAGGACTCGGTCGGGGGGTGATACCCGGGTATGACGGCGACGGTGAGGGGGCCGGCGGGGACGAGGGCATGGATGGGCAACGCCACCCGGCCCCGAGGCCCCTTCCCTGCCCCCGCCCGCCGCGCTGCGCCCCGCCCCCTCACAGCTCCGCCAGCAGCTCCGCCTTCTTCGCCGAGAACTCCTCGTCCGTCACCAGACCCGCCTGGTGCAGCTCCCCCAGGTGCCGGATCCGCTCCGCGACCCCCGCCGGGTCGCGCAGCTCCGCCTCCGGGAGCGCGGCCACCCGGCCCGCGCCGCGGACCGCGGCCAGGACCGCCGCGGCGAACGGCAGGGACTCGTGGACCGGTCCGTAGCCGAGGCCGAAGACGACGGCCGTCGGGTCGCGGTCCGCCTGGGCCGGCCGGGGCTCCCCGGATCGGGGCAGCAGGCGCAGGTACCCGTCGAAGACGTCCGGCGAGCGCCACTCGACCCCGCTGAGCTCCCGTACCGGAAAGGTCTGGTCGCCCGCCTTCCACTTCTCCGAGGACGCGCCCGTCCAGAACCAGCGGAACGACACCTGCGACGTACCGTCGAAGCTCGCCTTCCCGTCGTACGCCTTGAAGGACTGCGGTCCTTGCGGCGCCGCGACGAGGAAGCCGTCCGTCGGCCCGTCCGGCAGTCCGTCCTCCGGCGTGAGCAGCGCCCGCAGTTCGTCCCGGTAGTACTCCGCCAGCGTCTCCCGCTCGGCCGGCAGCACCAGCCGGTACGGGTCGCTCCCCTCCTTCAACTGCCCCGCGGCCGCCTCCATCAGGGGATCGGCGCCCGGTCTCGGCACCGCGTGCAGCACGACCGTGCCCCGCTTGCCCGGGGCGAGCGTCACGGACGCCAACGCCTCGTGCGGGATGCGTCGTTCGCGCAGCGTCTGGAACAGTTTCGGTGTGCGGATCCCCCGATCGAAGCGGATGACGACGGCGTCGCTCTCGAACTCCCAGGTGGCATGAATTCCGGCCAGCACATCACCCATGCGCCTCATCGTATGCGGCGTGCGCCCGCGCGTCGCCCCTGTACGGGGGGCCGAAGTGCCGTGCTCTACGCGCGTCAGGCGTCTTCCGCACCGGAGATTCCGCTGCGGCAGGCGCTGTCGACGCTCGCACAGGTCAGGCTCTGGTACGCACCAACGCCTATCGCCGCGAAGTTGTGGAGGCTCTCGGTGCCCGGCTCGAAATAGCCGGTGTGGCCGATGGCGCCGGCCGCCGAGAGCAGCCGTGCGCCGAACTCCGGCTCCACCGGGTCCGCCCCGTGGCCGACCCCGCCGACGGCGAGGTGCGGTACGTCCTGGATCCAGTCGTCCGCGTCCCGCATCGCCCACACACGGGCCCGGGTGGACAGCTCGGCCGCACTCTCCACCCGCATTCCGGGGCTTCCGGCCACGGCCACGTCGGTCACCCGGGAGGGCAGCCGGGCGGCGGCGACCCCGCAGAGCACGGAGCCGTAGCTGTGGCAGAACAGGCTGACGCGGGAGGCGCCGGGCAGGGCGTCGGTCATGTCGACGAGCCGTACCGCGCCCGCCGAGGCCAGGCGCCCCATAGCGGCGTCGATGCCGACCCCGACCGGGGCTGTGTAGTCCGCCCAGGCGACGACGGCCGTACGGCTCCCGGGGGCGGCCCGGCGTTGGGCGGCGTACAGCGACTGCGCCATGCCGGCCGGGGCCGTGTACTTGCGGCTGGTCTTCTGGAAGGTCAGCAGATTGGTGTCGACTCCGGGCACGATCACCGAGACCCGCTGCGCATGCTCCAGATCACCGAGCACCTCGGCCGTCCGGCCGCCGCCGGTGGGGTCGAAGGCGAGGATCTGCCGGTCCTGACGCATCAGCGAGGTGAACCGGTGCGCGCGGCGCAGGGCCTCGTGCCGGCCGTCGGCGTTCAGCCTGGGGTCCTCGACCCGGTCGCGCTCGGAATCGAAGGCGCGGGCGAGGGCGAGCCGGTTGGCGCGGTAGCGGAGGGTGACCGGGGCGCCGTTGAGATTGCCGACGACGAGCGGGTGCGCGTCGGCGAGGAAAGCGCCCTGCGTCGGACCTATCGAGTCGAAGAACGCGGCGATCGTACGGGCGGGGGCGGCCGGGTCGGGCAGGGCCCGGTGACCGATCCTGCCGTGCAGCCAGGAGGCGAGCGCGGCCTGCTGCGACTCTCCTGGCCCGCGCTGATGCTGGATCGTCGTCCAGCCGGTGGTCGCCAGGAGCACGAACACCACGGCCAGCGCGAGCATCATGCGCCAGACGGTGAGGGTGGGGGAGGAGTCGAAGGAAGTCACTGCGGCACACCCTAGGAGACGGGTGCGGGGCACCGGGTGGGTGAGTGACGTGGATCACCTGTGAGGTGAGGCGTGGTGACGTTCCGTGCGCGGGGGCGTACGCCTCGCACGTCCGGATTCATCGGCTCCGGAGCGCGTACGGATTCATCGCCTCGGCCACACGTACGGATTCATCGGCTCCGCCATGCGTCAGCCGTCGGCGGCTCCGCGACGCGTACGGATCCGTCGGCTCGGCGACGCGTCCGGAGTCATCGGCTCCGCCACTCCGGTTCGAGGGCCGGGCCGAGGTTGTCCAGGTAGTACTCGGTCATCTCGCGCATCCCCTGAAGCGTCGGGTCCGCGCCCCTGCCCCAGAGCTGACCGGTCACCTTCATGACGCCGCTGAACGCCGCCACGGCGATCCGTGGGCGCGGGTCCTCGTCCACGTCCAGGTCCTCACGCTCGGCGATCAGCCGGGCGATGGCCTCCTCCATCTCGCTGGAGCGGCGCAGATGGACGGCGAGCAGCGCCGGCGTCGACTCGATCATCTGGAAGGTCCGCAGATACAGCTCGAGGGGGACGACCTCCATGATCGCCTCGCCGATGGTGTCCCAGGCGGCGAGCACGGCGTTGCGCAGCGCGTCGAGCGGGCCCTCCTCGGCGGGCCGTTCGGCCAGCGCCCGGACGAAGCGTTCCTCCACCATCTGCTGGACGGCGAAGGCGGCCTCCTCCTTGGAGGAGAAGTAGCGGAAGAAGGTGCGCTGGGAGACCTCGACCGCGTCGGCGATCTCGTCGACGGTGGTCTGCTCGTACCCCTGGGTCGTGAACAGTTCGAGGGCGACGCGCAGCAGCGCGTCCCGTGTGCGCTGCTTCTTTCGTTCCCGCAGACCGGAAACCGTCACCGGATGGCCCTCTTTTCGCCACTTTCCAAGGCTTCGTGCAGCTCAGGGTACCTGTGAGCTACGTGACAGTTACTGTCGCGTGAATTGCTTTGTCAATTGTCAGCGACTGACATTAGCCTCACCCGCATGACTAGTCAGACCACCGTGGAAAAGGCCCCGCAGGGTCAGGGGGGTGACCGGAGCCCCGCGCCGGCTCCGGCGAAGGGCCTGCGAGGCCACCCCTGGCTGACGCTGTTCGCCGTGGCGGTCGGCGTGATGATGGTCGCGCTCGACGGCACGATCGTCGCCATCGCCAACCCCGCCATTCAAGCCGACCTCGGCGCCACCCTCGACCAGCTCCAGTGGATCACCAACGGGTATCTTCTGGCGCTCGCCGTCGCTCTGATCACCGCCGGCAAGCTCGGTGACCGCTTCGGCCACCGCCAGACCTTCCTGATAGGCATCGCCGGCTTCGCCGCCGCCTCCGGTGCGATCGGCCTCTCCGACTCGATCGCCTTCGTGATCGCCTTCCGCGTCCTCCAGGGCCTCTTCGGCGCCCTGCTGATGCCGGCGGCGCTCGGCCTGCTGCGGGCCACCTTCCCCGCCGAGAAGCTCAACATGGCCATCGGCATCTGGGGCATGGTCATCGGCGCCTCCACGGCGGGCGGCCCGATCCTCGGCGGCTTCCTCGTCGAGCACGTCAGCTGGCAGTCCGTCTTCTTCATCAACGTGCCGGTCGGTGTCCTCGCGCTGGTGCTCGGCCTGGTGATCCTCAAGGACCACCGCGCCGAGAACGCCCCGCGCTCCTTCGACATCCTCGGCATCGTGCTGCTCTCCGGCGCGATGGGAGCGCTCATCTGGGGCATCATCCAGGCGGGTGCGGACTGGGGCTGGGCGAGCGGCAACACCTGGGGCTGCATCGGCGGCGCGATCCTGCTGTTCGTGCTCTTCGCCCTCTGGGAGACCAAGGTCAAGGAGCCGCTCATCCCGCTGGGGATGTTCCGCTCCCTGCCGCTCTCGGCCGGTGTGGTCCTGATGGTCCTGATGGCCTTCGCGTTCATGGGCGGCCTGTTCTTCGTGACCTTCTACCTCCAGGGCGTGAAGGGGCTCGGCCCGATCGACGCCGGACTTCACCTGCTGCCGCTGACCGCGATGATGATCGTCTCCTCGCCGCTTGCGGGCGCGCTCATCACCAAGTTCGGTCCGCGCATCCCGCTCGTCGGCGGCATGGTGTGCACCGCGGCCGCGATGTTCGGCATGATCACGCTCACCGAGGGCACCGGGACGCTCGCGATGTCCATCTGGTTCGCCCTGCTCGGGCTGGGTCTCGCCCCGGTCATGGTCGGCGCGACCGAGGTCATCGTCGGCAACGCCCCGCTGGAGCTCTCCGGTGTCGCGGGCGGACTGCAGCAGGCCGCGATGCAGGTCGGCGGCGCGCTCGGTACGGCCGTGCTCGGCGCGGTCATGTCCTCCAAGGTCTCCGGCGACTTCGCGGGGAACTGGACGGCCGCCGGCATCCCGGGCCCGCCCGCGCCCGGTCTGGAGCAGGCCGCCGAATTCGGCATGGTCCCGCCGGAGCTCGCGAAGACGCCTGGCATGACCCCGGACCTGCTCGACCGGATCGGCGGCGTCATCCACGACACGTTCATGGACGGCATGGGCCTGGCCTTCACCGTCGCCGGTGTCGTGGCCGTCGTCGCGGCCGGTGTCGCCACGCTCACCAAGCGCGGTGCGAACGCGGAGGCGGGTGCGGGCGGCGCCCACATCTGACATCTGCCTGGTGAGATGACGGCCCCGCCGGACCCGGTCCGGCGGGGCTGTCACCTCTTCGGGTGAACCGACCCTTGGCCTCTTCCCAACGGACTGTGACCTCCGTCAGAGTTCTGATTACAGAGAGTTACAGAATCGGGGGGTCACCGACATGTATACGAAGCTCGTAAGGCGCCACGTACGCCACCAGGCACGCCATCACGCAAACCGCCACGCCCGCCACCAGGTAGGCCGCCACGCGCTCCAGCGCGTCCTTCTGGCGGTACTGGCGGCCACCTTGCTCACCGCCCTGCCCGCCCTGCCCGTGGCGGCCGCCCCTCAGGTCGCTCAGGCGGCGACTCGGGCCGCTCCGGCACCCAGGCTCGGGGCCTGTGCGCCCGGCCAGTTGTGCCTGTGGCCCAAGGCGGACTTCCGGGGCACGGCGTGGACTCACGAGCTGGCCGACACCGACATCGAGAGCTGTGTCGCCCTGCCGCCGGGCGCGAGCGCCCAGGCGCTGGCCAACCGCACCGGGCGGCCGGTCACGACGTACCAGTCCGCGGAGTGCGCCGAGACGGGGGAGTTCGAGACCTATCCGGGGCGCGGGATCTGGGTGCCCCAGAGTCCGTACCAGGTCAGAGCCTTCAAGATCTGGGAGCGGTAGGGATCTCGCCCTGCGGCGGCACGGAGGCCGGCGCGGAGAGCCGCGCCACCTCGCCGCGCAGCTCCTGGACCTCCCGGGTCAGGGCTTCCAGGAGCTCGGTCTGCCGGCGGTCCTGGGCGTCGTCCCGCTCGAAGCGGGAGATGAACCAGGCCGCGATGTTGGCGGTCACCACACCGAGCAGGGCGATCCCCGAGAGCATCAGGCCCACGGCGAGGACGCGGCCGAGACCCGTGGTCGGGGCGTGGTCGCCGTAGCCGACGGTCGTCATCGTCGTGAACGACCACCACACCGCGTCGCCCAGCGTCTTGATGTTGCCGTTCGGAGCCGCGCGCTCCACGTGCAGCACGGCCAGCGAGCCGAACATCAGCAGCCCGACCACCGCGCCCGCCACATAGGTGGTCAGCTTGATCTGCGGGGCCATCCGGGCCCGCCGGCCCACCAGGAGGAGCGTGGAGACCAGCCGCAGCAGCCGCAGCGGCTGCACCAGCGGAAGCAGCACAGCGAGGAGGTCGAGCGGATGCCCGCGTACGAACTGCCACTTTGCCGGCGCCAGCGTCAGCCGCACGGCGTAGTCGACGGCGAACGCGCCCCACACCACCCACTCCATGGCCAGACACAGCTCATGGACCCGGCGACCGGCATCCGGCGCCACGATCGGAATGGCGTACGCAATGCCGAACGCCACTGCCAGGATCAGCAGTGGCGTCTGGGTGCGCTTCTCCCAGCGTTCCTTCATGCCGGGAATCGTATGGGGGGCGCGGGGGCGCATTCGCCCCCGCACCCGCACCACACGGTGATGTCGTTACGCGTCGCCGCCGGCGGGGCCCGGGTCCGCGGCCGCCACGTCGAGCAGCTGGTAGCGGTCCACGGCCTGCTTCAGAACCGACCGGTCGACCTTGCCCTCGCGGGCGAGCTCGGTGAGGACGGCGAGGACGATCGACTGGGCGTCGATGTGGAAGAACCGACGGGCCGCACCCCGCGTGTCCGCGAAGCCGAAGCCGTCCGCGCCCAGCGAGGTGTAGGTGCCCGGCACCCAGCGGGAGATCTGGTCCGGAACCGAGCGCATCCAGTCGGAGACGGCGACGAACGGGCCCTGGGCCGAGGACAGCTTCCGCGTCACGTACGGGACGCGCTGCTCTTCCTCCGGGTGGAGCAGGTTGTGCCGGTCGACCTCGACGGCCTCGCGGCGCAGCTCGTTCCAGGACGTGGCGGACCAGACGTCGGCCCGTACGTTCCACTCCTCGGCGAGGATCCGCTGCGCCTCGATCGCCCACGGCACGGCGACACCGGAGGCCATGATCTGCGCGGGGATCGCGCCGGCCTCGCCCACCTTGTAGCGGTAGATGCCCTTGAGGATGCCCTCGGCGTCCACGTTCTCGGGCTCGGCCGGGTGCTGGATCGGCTCGTTGTAGACGGTCAGGTAGTAGAAGATGTCCTCGGCGTCCGGGCCGTACATCCGCTTCAGGCCGTCCTGGACGATGTGCGCGATCTCGAAGCCGAAGGCCGGGTCGTAGGCGACACAGCCCGGGTTCGTCGAGGCGAGCAGGTGCGAGTGGCCGTCCGCGTGCTGGAGGCCCTCACCGGTCAGCGTCGTACGGCCGGCGGTGGCACCGAGCACGAAGCCGCGCGCGAGCTGGTCGGACATCTGCCAGAACTGGTCGCCGGTCCGCTGGAAACCGAACATCGAGTAGAAGACATAGACCGGGATCAGCGGCTCGCCGTGCGTGGCGTAGGCGGAACCCGCCGCGATCAGCGAGGCCGTGCAGCCGGCCTCGGAGATGCCGTCGTGCAGCATCTGCCCGGTCGGGGACTCCTTGTACGCGAGCAGCAGCTCGCGGTCCACACTCTCGTACTGCTGGCCCAGCGGGTTGTAGATCTTGGCGCTCGGGAAGAACGAGTCCATGCCGAACGTGCGGTACTCGTCCGGCGCGATCAGCACGAACCGCTTGCCGATCTCCTTGTCCCGCATCAGGTCCTTGAGCAGCCGGACGAACGCCATCGTGGTGGCGATCGACTGCTGGCCGGAGCCCTTCTTCACCGAGGCGTAGGTCTTCTCCTCGGGCAGGACCAGCGGCTTCGCGCGCACGACACGCGTCGGGACGTACCCGCCGAGCGCCTTGCGGCGGTCGTGCATGTACTGGATCTCCTCGGAGTTCCGGCCCGGGTGGTAGTACGGCGGCAGGCCGCCCTCCAGCTGCGCGTCCGTGATCGGGATGTGCAGCCGGTCGCGGAAGCGCTTGAGGTCGTCGACCGTCAGCTTCTTCATCTGGTGGGTCGCGTTGCGGCCCTCGAAGTTCGGGCCCAGCGTCCAGCCCTTGACGGTCTGCGCCAGCACCACGG contains:
- a CDS encoding response regulator transcription factor, which codes for MTIRVIIVDDQAMVRAGFAALLAAQADIDVVGEAPDGKQGVEVARSTHPDVVLMDVRMPEMDGLAAAREILNPPVGVTHRPKVLMLTTFDVDDYVYEALRAGASGFLLKDAPPADLIAAVRVVAAGEALLAPSVTRRLIADFAASKPAPRADRAALRLNGLTPRETEVLELIARGLSNQEIADRLVLAEQTVKTHIGRVLAKLDLRDRAQAVIFAYESGLVTPGDAGR
- a CDS encoding sensor histidine kinase, with product MQSFGTALATPTEPSAPLLAEARSRWLRLLPYAIAVAFVASLLPVTVTVLLNDYQVNGALAGALATAQTAPLLLAVTRPLQAWWIIGIADVAGALVMLAPGEVDGRTWPWTPMVVVGYLALMLALGLREPRRTLLGVWLTTGAAGFVLTAVSPRNTDGIHILLFVLSGGVLLLTAALRERGDAERRSAAERARSTLLEERARIARELHDVVAHHMSVITVQADSAPYRIPDLPEAAREEFTSIAASARESLAEMRRLLVVLRSDGTEGERAPQPGLDRVQQLIEATVRAGVPAELSLAADLGDVPQAVDLSAYRIVQEALANVVRHAPGAETRVSIRSDDGWLTVLVVNTPVAGRHSPLEGGDGTGHGLIGMRERVRLTGGTLDTGPLPDGGFRVAARLPLTSKDVS
- a CDS encoding DUF4429 domain-containing protein, with protein sequence MRRMGDVLAGIHATWEFESDAVVIRFDRGIRTPKLFQTLRERRIPHEALASVTLAPGKRGTVVLHAVPRPGADPLMEAAAGQLKEGSDPYRLVLPAERETLAEYYRDELRALLTPEDGLPDGPTDGFLVAAPQGPQSFKAYDGKASFDGTSQVSFRWFWTGASSEKWKAGDQTFPVRELSGVEWRSPDVFDGYLRLLPRSGEPRPAQADRDPTAVVFGLGYGPVHESLPFAAAVLAAVRGAGRVAALPEAELRDPAGVAERIRHLGELHQAGLVTDEEFSAKKAELLAEL
- a CDS encoding alpha/beta hydrolase, coding for MTSFDSSPTLTVWRMMLALAVVFVLLATTGWTTIQHQRGPGESQQAALASWLHGRIGHRALPDPAAPARTIAAFFDSIGPTQGAFLADAHPLVVGNLNGAPVTLRYRANRLALARAFDSERDRVEDPRLNADGRHEALRRAHRFTSLMRQDRQILAFDPTGGGRTAEVLGDLEHAQRVSVIVPGVDTNLLTFQKTSRKYTAPAGMAQSLYAAQRRAAPGSRTAVVAWADYTAPVGVGIDAAMGRLASAGAVRLVDMTDALPGASRVSLFCHSYGSVLCGVAAARLPSRVTDVAVAGSPGMRVESAAELSTRARVWAMRDADDWIQDVPHLAVGGVGHGADPVEPEFGARLLSAAGAIGHTGYFEPGTESLHNFAAIGVGAYQSLTCASVDSACRSGISGAEDA
- a CDS encoding TetR family transcriptional regulator; its protein translation is MTVSGLRERKKQRTRDALLRVALELFTTQGYEQTTVDEIADAVEVSQRTFFRYFSSKEEAAFAVQQMVEERFVRALAERPAEEGPLDALRNAVLAAWDTIGEAIMEVVPLELYLRTFQMIESTPALLAVHLRRSSEMEEAIARLIAEREDLDVDEDPRPRIAVAAFSGVMKVTGQLWGRGADPTLQGMREMTEYYLDNLGPALEPEWRSR
- a CDS encoding MFS transporter, encoding MTSQTTVEKAPQGQGGDRSPAPAPAKGLRGHPWLTLFAVAVGVMMVALDGTIVAIANPAIQADLGATLDQLQWITNGYLLALAVALITAGKLGDRFGHRQTFLIGIAGFAAASGAIGLSDSIAFVIAFRVLQGLFGALLMPAALGLLRATFPAEKLNMAIGIWGMVIGASTAGGPILGGFLVEHVSWQSVFFINVPVGVLALVLGLVILKDHRAENAPRSFDILGIVLLSGAMGALIWGIIQAGADWGWASGNTWGCIGGAILLFVLFALWETKVKEPLIPLGMFRSLPLSAGVVLMVLMAFAFMGGLFFVTFYLQGVKGLGPIDAGLHLLPLTAMMIVSSPLAGALITKFGPRIPLVGGMVCTAAAMFGMITLTEGTGTLAMSIWFALLGLGLAPVMVGATEVIVGNAPLELSGVAGGLQQAAMQVGGALGTAVLGAVMSSKVSGDFAGNWTAAGIPGPPAPGLEQAAEFGMVPPELAKTPGMTPDLLDRIGGVIHDTFMDGMGLAFTVAGVVAVVAAGVATLTKRGANAEAGAGGAHI
- a CDS encoding peptidase inhibitor family I36 protein, whose product is MYTKLVRRHVRHQARHHANRHARHQVGRHALQRVLLAVLAATLLTALPALPVAAAPQVAQAATRAAPAPRLGACAPGQLCLWPKADFRGTAWTHELADTDIESCVALPPGASAQALANRTGRPVTTYQSAECAETGEFETYPGRGIWVPQSPYQVRAFKIWER
- a CDS encoding potassium channel family protein, whose product is MKERWEKRTQTPLLILAVAFGIAYAIPIVAPDAGRRVHELCLAMEWVVWGAFAVDYAVRLTLAPAKWQFVRGHPLDLLAVLLPLVQPLRLLRLVSTLLLVGRRARMAPQIKLTTYVAGAVVGLLMFGSLAVLHVERAAPNGNIKTLGDAVWWSFTTMTTVGYGDHAPTTGLGRVLAVGLMLSGIALLGVVTANIAAWFISRFERDDAQDRRQTELLEALTREVQELRGEVARLSAPASVPPQGEIPTAPRS
- the aceE gene encoding pyruvate dehydrogenase (acetyl-transferring), homodimeric type; this translates as MASGSDRNPIIIGGLPSQVPDFDPEETQEWLDSLDAAVDERGRERARYLMLRLIERAREKRVAVPEMRSTDYVNTIATRDEPFFPGNEEIERKVLNATRWNAAVMVSRAQRPGIGVGGHIATFASSASLYDVGFNHFFRGKDEGDGGDQIFFQGHASPGIYARAYLLDRLNETQLDAFRQEKSKFPNGLSSYPHPRLMPDFWEFPTVSMGLGPLGAIYQARMNRYMEARGIADTSKSHVWAFLGDGEMDEPESLGQLSIAAREGLDNLTFVVNCNLQRLDGPVRGNGKIIQELESQFRGAGWNVIKLIWDRSWDPLLAQDRDGILVNKLNTTPDGQFQTYATETGAYIRDHFFGDDQRLRSMVEGMSDHQILHLGRGGHDHKKVFAAFAAAKAHKGQPTVVLAQTVKGWTLGPNFEGRNATHQMKKLTVDDLKRFRDRLHIPITDAQLEGGLPPYYHPGRNSEEIQYMHDRRKALGGYVPTRVVRAKPLVLPEEKTYASVKKGSGQQSIATTMAFVRLLKDLMRDKEIGKRFVLIAPDEYRTFGMDSFFPSAKIYNPLGQQYESVDRELLLAYKESPTGQMLHDGISEAGCTASLIAAGSAYATHGEPLIPVYVFYSMFGFQRTGDQFWQMSDQLARGFVLGATAGRTTLTGEGLQHADGHSHLLASTNPGCVAYDPAFGFEIAHIVQDGLKRMYGPDAEDIFYYLTVYNEPIQHPAEPENVDAEGILKGIYRYKVGEAGAIPAQIMASGVAVPWAIEAQRILAEEWNVRADVWSATSWNELRREAVEVDRHNLLHPEEEQRVPYVTRKLSSAQGPFVAVSDWMRSVPDQISRWVPGTYTSLGADGFGFADTRGAARRFFHIDAQSIVLAVLTELAREGKVDRSVLKQAVDRYQLLDVAAADPGPAGGDA